Proteins encoded in a region of the Scomber scombrus chromosome 16, fScoSco1.1, whole genome shotgun sequence genome:
- the LOC133996506 gene encoding major histocompatibility complex class I-related gene protein-like — MKILVFLVLLGLHSTAAVIHTLKKFFTASSQVPNFPEFVVVGMVNDVQIHHYDSNTMRKEPKQDWMNGITEDDPHYWERETQIFMGLQQEFKGNINILKKRFNQTGGVHVFQWMVCCEWDDETGEVDGFRQIGYDGEDVLSWDVKTNTWIAPKQQAVITKNSWNNDKERLAYYKNVLTQECPDWLKKFMKYGRSSLMRTGRITSHNNVNMLIFQLI, encoded by the exons ATGAAGATCTTGGTTTTTCTGGTCCTCCTGGGTctacacagcacagcagcag TAATTCACACTCTGAAGAAATTCTTCACTGCGTCCTCTCAAGTCCCAAACTTCCCGGAGTTTGTGGTTGTCGGGATGGTCAATGATGTTCAGATACATCACTATGACAGCAACACCATGAGAAAAGAACCCAAACAGGACTGGATGAACGGAATCACAGAAGATGATCCACATTACTGGGAGAGGGAGACTCAGATCTTCATGGGTCTCCAGCAGGAGTTCAAAggcaacattaacattttgaagAAGCGCTTCAACCAAACTGGag gtgtccATGTTTTTCAGTGGATGGTTTGCTGTGAATGGGACGATGAGACTGGAGAGGTTGATGGTTTCAGACAGATTGGTTACGATGGAGAAGACGTCCTATCGTGGGATGTGAAGACAAATACATGGATCGCTCCAAAACAACAGGCTGTTATCACCAAAAACAGTTGGAACAATGACAAAGAAAGGTTGGCATATTATAAGAACGTCCTCACCCAGGAGTGCCCTGACTGGCTGAAGAAGTTTATGAAGTATGGGAGGAGCTCTCTGATGAGAACAGGTAGAATCACATCACACAACaatgttaatatgttaatattcCAATTAATATGA